One stretch of Podospora bellae-mahoneyi strain CBS 112042 chromosome 2, whole genome shotgun sequence DNA includes these proteins:
- a CDS encoding hypothetical protein (COG:S; EggNog:ENOG503NVQY) — protein sequence MDYARLRAQALSNGDDEEAVTVDTRALIDKVLARYSGEWTTLRELIQNAADAQATTVKVKFETIPSISVPLPQTTNQSELLKHAVQNHTLRRLVVQNDGQPFTKTDWARLKRIAEGNPDETKIGAFGVGFYSVFADCEEPFVSSGSEAMAFYWKGNALFTKKYLLPQGQVTKDTAFILDYRNTTTPLPNLLSVSQFLATSLTFVALDSVEFWIDDWRILSLQKKSSPSLGVPIPRDLETRAQGGLMKLKAAGRTSTQIDGTFMSVIGWKPQAVAANGNNEQHVSEMPSLRSFFSKLTSATSQAAGLRGKAAREEQVVQDSIAEDLTALSTSTIFLRVTAATIETNVGANFSAELERATKKPPPKETKLSILTSSFDETVASEMSASSQAAKVADIFASVLPSKKPGGRVFIGFPTAQTTGAGMHIFAPSVIPTVEREAIDLNARWVRTWNQDMLRVAGILSRLAFINEMADLDEKLKRLSTGNKKGPPLADVEKFAPEALHILKTYTFLDSTPSAQVGELIEEAFWTAWKRPTIEVFSSRGVLSTSKVRNSSEEVSKFVGGIPVILNSMKNDPFIKKLIEFELIKDVTVEDICQELGSKAMDKDQLRHFIQWISNAAAAVDYSQPDLRRLLDVAVATVSEGGDSGEIVTLGTILFYHNKNIPATLPVPPTCLPHAFTAGIPEVKLRALGWEPLGIVPWLRFLLESAGQKDEQNLIKNASFAVQVLTVLSKSWDNLSPSSKSSVESALRNITVMPTKMGMKKPNEAFFPSVKLFDDLPTLEGCANVKEKFLTTLGVRKTVDLDTIFTRLLSPTPTSAGGAAPRWSHMELIRYLASVEADIPAADLKKLRESALCPAEDGPRGMEPAKGTSRLYKVSELFEPKDTLRALRLPIIQWPGPPGSFRATSKEGRFLATLGLRPYPSVSELVDMMASTDEELRTKSMTYFIQNHSVNGYAVFDISKTPKAILPIEGDEKALVSPSQCFVNERASVLGHKILRRQLHDHAPKFGVRRDPDMARCVDRLLANPPKDRSNAIALFEYFASRLADLDMSALAKLKNAAIVPVVRKKGTSFGFGTKAEESIVYVKPQNCYLGNSTTYGDIFDFVDFGQNANAFLFKCGARTEPTKHEIATLACSEPARLLSVMQSPDRYLSLLRSLADDWSTLRKDKELIRKMRSSAWLLGSMELATSKPKESDDTSYEEEDAPVKHYVLAAPADIVILDDYISYRLFKESLLCAPEDEALEAFYQALGSENLGGRVKEHILVGTKRSRQDGAEWLRKHVIERSKIFLHEYAKDKRELVKRDAKWLEANLQVISVSSVGLRRSLQGHNKYHQEKRSAASTQGDNCWILYVAAEHKDDKPDMYQVGQAICQLLLNRPNQSAYFFFEPFLKLGLLQLRDRGYNVDRILRAKAAEARIAEEARRKALEAEQSKIREREQEWEQNLAAKAARQEVKTPTRDQMPGAFHDSPEDDHALASPPQQQKYRRGFFSDLTRRLGLDTGDDGEQQRQLENFAPPSQPERDTKRPVSLGENKTRKADDGRVTSPAVVQQNLLNAINSTRAHDSTSLFSPPTEREVKEKAVYCDTTPAQNITFAAEAPRGMRVFISKDISTDTSTFLANNIAEIKQFELLLSDCGEIYRLPAKSLHIFYDETGGTIAFNANGSMFCNLRFFNQLHRAVGDNGIGVGRELKGQKRVEATTWWWVVLAHELAHNLVREHDAKHSYYTESFIQQYFPSMMAKAVGWMAEGGNAGSASGDGSALPSSGRQQGVPRAGTQQSTASTAAAAPPPPYTEGRFWGAAAE from the exons ATGGATTACGCACGGCTTCGTGCGCAAGCCTTGAGCAatggtgacgatgaagaagcgGTCACTGTCGATACCCGCGCCCTAATCGACAAGGTCTTGGCGAGATACTCTGGCGAGTGGACGACCCTCCGAGAGCTGATCCAGAATGCCGCCGATGCACAAGCTACCACAGTCAAGGTCAAGTTCGAGACAATACCCTCGATCAGCGTCCCGCTTCCACAGACGACGAACCAGTCCGAGCTGCTTAAACATGCCGTCCAGAACCATACCCTCCGACGATTGGTGGTGCAGAACGATGGCCAGCCGTTTACAAAGACAGACTGGGCGAGACTGAAGAGGATTGCGGAGGGAAACCCGGACGAGACCAAGATTGGCGCTTTTGGGGTTGGATTCTACAGTGTCTTTGCCGACTGCGAGGAGCCATTTGTCAGCTCGGGGAGCGAGGCGATGGCGTTTTACTGGAAGGGGAACGCGCTGTTTACGAAGAAGTATTTGCTGCCGCAGGGGCAGGTGACCAAGGACACGGCTTTTATTCTGGACTACAGGAATACGACGACGCCGCTGCCGAATTTGCTGTCGGTTAGCCAGTTCCTTGCTACGAGTTTGACGTTTGTTGCGTTGGACAGTGTGGAGTTTTGGATTGATGACTGGAGAATATTGTCACTTCAGAAGAAGTCGTCGCCAAGCTTGGGGGTTCCCATTccgagggatttggagacGAGAGCACAGGGAGGGCTTATGAAGCTCAAGGCGGCCGGCCGCACAAGCACACAGATTGATGGGACGTTTATGAGTGTTATCGGGTGGAAGCCCCAGGCGGTTGCGGCCAATGGGAACAATGAGCAGCATGTTTCTGAGATGCCCTCACTCAGGAGTTTCTTCTCGAAGCTTACTTCGGCTACTTCCCAGGCGGCGGGACTGAGAGGAAAGGCTGCTAGGGAGGAGCAGGTTGTACAGGATTCCATTGCCGAGGATCTCACGGCTTTGTCAACATCGACCATTTTTCTTCGGGTTACTGCGGCTACGATCGAGACGAATGTTGGTGCCAACTTTTCTGCTGAGCTAGAGCGAGCTACCAAGAAACCGCCACCTAAGGAGACGAAGTTGTCGATTTTGACTTCGTCGTTTGATGAGACTGTTGCGTCGGAGATGTCTGCCTCCAGCCAGGCTGCCAAGGTGGCCGATATCTTTGCATCAGTTTTGCCTAGCAAGAAGCCGGGTGGTCGTGTCTTCATTGGTTTCCCAACTGCCCAGACGACTGGTGCTGGTATGCATATTTTTGCGCCCTCGGTTATCCCCACTGTCGAGCGCGAGGCTATCGATCTGAATGCTCGATGGGTACGGACATGGAATCAGGATATGTTGCGCGTGGCAGGCATTCTTTCCCGTCTCGCTTTTATCAACGAGATGGCGGACCTGGATGAGAAGCTCAAGCGACTGTCTACCGGCAACAAAAAGGGGCCACCGCTGGCTGATGTGGAGAAGTTCGCGCCAGAGGCTCTCCATATCCTCAAGACATACACCTTTTTGGACTCTACGCCTAGCGCTCAAGTGGGCGAGCTCATTGAAGAGGCTTTTTGGACTGCCTGGAAGCGTCCTACGATTGAGGTGTTTTCGTCGAGGGGTGTCCTGTCCACCTCCAAGGTCCGAAACTCGTCTGAGGAGGTCAGCAAGTTTGTTGGAGGAATTCCGGTCATTCTAAACTCGATGAAGAATGATCCGTTCATCAAAAAGTTAATCGAGTTTGAGCTGATCAAGGATGTCACCGTTGAAGATATCTGTCAAGAGCTGGGCTCAAAGGCGATGGACAAGGACCAGCTTCGACATTTTATTCAGTGGATTTCGaatgccgctgccgctgtaGATTATTCTCAGCCCGACCTTAGACGACTCTTGGATGTTGCTGTCGCGACTGTTAGTGAGGGTGGTGACTCGGGTGAGATAGTCACACTGGGCACGATTTTGTTCTACCACAACAAGAACATTCCTGCGACGCTCCCAGTGCCGCCGACTTGCTTGCCACATGCCTTTACGGCTGGTATTCCTGAGGTCAAGCTTCGCGCTCTCGGGTGGGAGCCTCTGGGGATTGTGCCGTGGCTTCGGTTTTTGCTTGAATCTGCCGGACAAAAGGATGAGCAGAATCTGATAAAGAATGCTTCGTTCGCTGTTCAGGTCTTGACGGTACTTTCAAAGAGCTGGGATAACCTCAGCCCAAGTTCAAAGTCCTCGGTCGAGTCGGCGTTGCGGAACATCACGGTTATGCCGACCAAGATGGGCATGAAGAAGCCAAACGAAGCTTTCTTTCCCTCTGTCAAGTTGTTTGATGATCTGCCAACGCTCGAGGGGTGTGCCAATGTAAAGGAGAAATTCCTCACGACCCTTGGAGTGAGAAAGACAGTTGATCTGGACACCATCTTCACGCGGCTGTTGAGTCCAACACCTACTTCTGCCGGAGGAGCCGCGCCACGATGGAGCCATATGGAACTTATTCGGTACCTTGCTTCGGTCGAAGCTGATATCCCTGCTGCTGacttgaagaagctgagAGAGTCAGCTCTCTGCCCTGCCGAGGATGGACCTCGTGGCATGGAGCCCGCAAAGGGCACGTCACGTCTCTACAAGGTTTCTGAGCTATTCGAGCCAAAGGATACGCTCCGGGCTTTGCGGTTGCCTATTATCCAATGGCCCGGACCTCCAGGTAGCTTCAGGGCCACCAGCAAAGAGGGGCGATTCCTCGCCACGCTTGGTCTGCGACCTTATCCTTCGGTCTCTGAGTTGGTGGACATGATGGCTTCAACAGACGAGGAGCTTCGGACAAAATCTATGACCTACTTTATTCAGAACCACTCGGTCAATGGGTATGCTGTCTTTGACATCTCCAAGACTCCCAAGGCTATCCTCCCGattgagggtgatgagaagGCGCTGGTTTCCCCATCGCAGTGCTTTGTCAACGAGCGGGCTTCTGTTCTTGGTCACAAGATCCTGCGGAGACAGCTTCATGACCATGCGCCGAAGTTTGGTGTTCGGCGCGACCCCGACATGGCGCGTTGCGTCGACAGGCTCTTGGCCAACCCGCCCAAGGACCGCAGTAATGCTATTGCTCTCTTTGAGTACTTTGCCAGTCGGCTCGCGGACCTTGACATGAGCGCCCTGGCGAAGCTGAAGAATGCTGCCATCGTCCCGGTGGTGAGAAAGAAGGGCACATCGTTTGGATTCGGCACCAAGGCAGAGGAGTCGATTGTCTATGTCAAGCCCCAGAACTGTTACCTTGGCAACTCGACCACCTACGGGGACATCTTTGActttgttgactttggtcAGAACGCCAATGCGTTCTTGTTCAAGTGCGGGGCGCGGACGGAGCCGACAAAACATGAGATTGCCACGCTGGCGTGCAGTGAGCCGGCCCGGCTGCTGAGTGTGATGCAGAGTCCGGATAGGTATCTGAGTCTGCTGAGATCGCTGGCTGATGACTGGAGCACGTTGAGGAAGGATAAGGAGTTGATTAGGAAGATGAGGTCGTCGGCTTGGTTGCTGGGGTCGATGGAGTTGGCGACTAGTAAGCCGAAGGAGTCGGATGATACGAGttatgaggaggaggatgcgccGGTGAAGCATTATGTACTGGCTGCGCCGGCTGATATTGTCATTTTGGATGATTACATCAGTTACAGGCTCTTTAAAGAGTCGCTACTGTGTGCGCCGGAGGATGAAGCCCTTGAAGCTTTTTACCAGGCGCTTGGGTCCGAGAACTTGGGGGGTCGAGTCAAGGAGCATATTCTGGTTGGCACCAAGAGATCGAGACAGGATGGAGCAGAGTGGCTGAGAAAGCATGTGATTGAGCGGTCCAAGATCTTCTTGCATGAATATGCGAAGGACAAACGGGAGCTGGTCAAGAGGGATGCGAAGTGGTTGGAGGCGAATCTTCAGGTCATTTCTGTGTCTTCGGTTGGACTGAGGCGGTCGCTTCAGGGACACAACAAGTATCATCAGGAGAAGCGCTCTGCGGCTAGCACCCAGGGCGACAACTGCTGGATCTTATATGTTGCGGCTGAACATAAAGATGATAAGCCGGACATGTACCAGGTCGGGCAGGCCATCTGCCAACTTTTGCTCAACAGGCCGAATCAGTCGGCCTACTTCTTTTTTGAGCCGTTCCTGAAGCTTGGGTTGCTTCAGTTACGGGATCGTGGGTACAATGTCGATCGTATCCTGCGtgccaaggctgctgaggccAGGATCGCGGAGGAAGCGAGACGCAAGGCTCTCGAGGCAGAACAGAGCAAGATTCGGGAGCGGGAACAGGAGTGGGAACAGAATCTTGCGGCAAAGGCTGCGCGTCAAGAGGTTAAGACGCCCACTCGTGATCAGATGCCTGGTGCCTTCCACGATTCACCCGAAGATGACCATGCTTTGGCTTCTCCGCCGCAACAACAGAAATACAGAAGGGGCTTCTTTTCTGATTTGACCAGACGGTTGGGACTGGACACCGGAGATGACGGCGAGCAACAAAGGCAACTCGAAAACTTcgcacctccctcccaacctgAGCGAGACACCAAACGCCCTGTCTCCTTGggagaaaacaaaacccgCAAAGCAGACGACGGCCGCgtcacctccccagcagtCGTCCAGCAAAACCTGCTCAACGCGATCAACTCGACCCGCGCTCACGACTCGACCAgcctcttctctccccctaCCGAGAGGGAAGTCAAAGAAAAGGCTGTCTACTGCGACACCACCCCGGCACAAAACATCACTTTCGCGGCGGAGGCCCCCCGCGGAATGCGAGTCTTTATCTCCAAAGACATCTCCACTGACACCTCAACCTTTTTGGCGAACAATATCGCCGAAATCAAGCAGTTTGAGCTGTTGCTGAGTGACTGTGGGGAGATTTACCGGTTGCCGGCGAAGTCGCTACATATCTTTTATGATGAAACGGGTGGGACGATTGCTTTTAATGCGAACGGGAGTATGTTTTGCAATTTGAGGTTTTTTAACCAGCTTCATCGTGCTGTGGGGGATAATGGGAtaggggtggggagggagttgaaggggcagaagagggtggaggctacgacttggtggtgggttgtgtTGGCGCATGAGCTGGCGCATAATCTTGTGAGGGAGCATGATGCGAAGCATAGTTATTATAC GGAGAGCTTTATTCAGCAGTATTTTCCGAGCATGATGGCCAAGGCTGTGGGTTGGATGGCTGAGGGTGGGAATGCTGGGAGTGCCTCCGGGGATGGTTCGGCTTTGCCATCCTCAGGGAGACAGCAGGGTGTTCCTAGGGCTGGTACGCAGCAGAGCACCGCTagtactgctgctgctgctccgccgccgccgtatACCGAGGGAcggttttggggggcagCAGCCGAGTAA
- the FDH1_2 gene encoding formate dehydrogenase (NAD+) (EggNog:ENOG503NWKW; COG:C), translated as MVKVLAVLYDGGRHAEEVPGLLGTTENELGIRKWLEDQGHTLVTTSDKEGENSTFDKELVDAEVIITTPFHPGYLTAERLAKAKKLKLAITAGIGSDHVDLNAANKTNGGITVAEVTGSNVVSVAEHVVMTILVLVRNFVPAHEMIEQGRWDVAEAAKNEFDLEDKVVGTVAVGRIGERVLRRLKAFDCKELLYYDYQPLSPEKEKEIGCRRVDSLEEMLAQCDVVTINCPLHEKTKGLFNKDLIAKMKPGSWLVNTARGAIVVKEDVAEALKSGHLRGYGGDVWFPQPAPADHVLRTAKNPFGGGNAMVPHMSGTSLDAQKRYALGTKSILESYLSGKFDYKPEDLIVHGGDYATKAYGERAKLVKKDVAGA; from the exons ATG GTCAAAGTACTTGCCGTTCTGTACGATGGTGGGAGGCACGCTGAGGAG GTCCCTGGCCTCCTAGGCACCACCGAGAACGAGCTCGGAATCCGCAAGTGGCTCGAGGACCAGGGCCACACTCTGGTGACGACTTCTgacaaggagggggagaactCTACTTTTGACAAGGAGTTGGTCGACGCCGAGGTTATCATTACTACTCC ATTCCATCCCGGCTACCTCACCGCCGAGCGCCTCGCCAAGGCaaagaagctcaagctcgccaTCACGGCCGGCATTGGCTCCGACCATGTCGACCTCAACGCCGCCAACAAGACCAACGGCGGTATCACGGTTGCCGAAGTCACCGGCTCCAACGTTGTTTCCGTTGCCGAGCACGTCGTCATGACCatccttgttcttgtcagGAATTTCGTCCCCGCTCACGAGATGATTGAGCAAGGTCGTTGGGATGTTgccgaggcggccaagaatGAGTTTGATCTCGAGGACAAGGTCGTCGGTACCGTGGCTGTTGGCCGCATCGGTGAGCGTGTGCTCCGCCGCCTCAAGGCGTTTGACTGCAAGGAGCTTCTCTACTACGACTACCAGCCTCTGAGccctgagaaggagaaggagattggCTGCCGCAGGGTGGACTCGCTCGAGGAGATGCTTGCGCAGTGTGATGTTGTCACAATCAACTGCCCTCTTCACGAGAAGACCAAGGGATTGTTTAACAAGGATTTGATTGCCAAGATGAAGCCTG GCTCATGGCTCGTCAACACTGCCCGTGGCGCCATTGTCGTCAAGGAGGACGTCGCCGAGGCGCTCAAGTCTGGCCACCTCCGCGGCTATGGCGGTGATGTCTGGTTCCCCCAGCCCGCTCCTGCCGACCACGTACTGCGGACGGCCAAGAACccctttggtggtggcaacGCCATGGTCCCCCACATGTCTGGTACTTCGCTCGATGCCCAGAAGAGGTACGCTCTCGGCACCAAGTCCATCTTGGAGAGCTACCTGTCGGGCAAGTTCGACTACAAGCCTGAGGATCTGATTGTACACGGCGGTGATTATGCCACCAAGGCTTATGGTGAGCGGGCCAAGCTTGTCAAGAAGGATGTCGCTGGTGCGTAA
- a CDS encoding hypothetical protein (COG:S; EggNog:ENOG503P48Q), which produces MDLLSTVRKTGSRGGVNFSWDEVATSAHRENYLGHSLKAPVGRWAKGRDLNWYAKADATAADSNETEEERAARERRDEIRKIKEAEEDAIALALGLPPPVRNASGANAVEVPADGPSARVVKGPARAPMYEEEEEEEDKKGSEAPRDKGDREHRHRHRHRDRDEDSERRHRRRHRSRDGHRDRSRSRERRRDRPDGEDRERRHRRRSRSPERDNDRHSRSHRSRQDDNDGPRFTRESGQRRHRSRSRSRSRDRHERSRHHDRRRSRSRGRR; this is translated from the coding sequence ATGGACCTCCTCTCCACAGTTCGCAAAACCGGCTCCCGCGGCGGCGTCAACTTCTCCTGGGACGAAGTAGCCACCTCGGCCCACAGAGAAAACTACCTAGGCCACTCCCTCAAAGCCCCCGTGGGCCGTTGGGCCAAAGGCAGAGACCTCAACTGGTATGCCAAAGCCgacgccaccgccgccgactCGAACGAgacagaggaagagagagcaGCCCGCGAGCGCCGCGATGAGATtcgcaagatcaaggaggccgaggaggacgcgATTGCACTGGCTCTAGGGCTACCTCCCCCGGTGAGGAATGCCAGCGGGGCGAATGCGGTGGAGGTACCGGCAGATGGCCCATCGGCGAGGGTAGTCAAGGGGCCTGCGAGGGCACCTATgtatgaggaggaggaggaggaggaggataagaaggGGTCAGAGGCGCCGCGAGACAAGGGTGACAGGGAACACAGACATCGGCACCGGCATCGCGATAGAGACGAGGACTCGGAAAGACGACACAGGAGGAGACACAGGAGCCGGGATGGTCATCGTGATCGCAGTCGCAGCAGGGAACGAAGACGGGACAGGCCAGACGGGGAAGACAGAGAGCGAAGACACCGCCGGAGGAGTCGCAGCCCAGAACGCGACAATGATCGACACAGCCGTAGCCACAGATCAAGACAAGACGACAATGATGGACCTAGATTCACCCGCGAATCCGGCCAGCGCAGACACCGAAGTAGAAGTCGAAGCCGGAGCAGAGATAGGCACGAAAGGTCCAGGCACCACGATCGCCGGCGCAGCAGAAGTCGGGGCCGGCGCTGA
- the MED6 gene encoding Mediator of RNA polymerase II transcription subunit 6 (EggNog:ENOG503P0AP; BUSCO:EOG09264S40; COG:K), whose product MATTSSRSDPLDEIRFTGPVEFEGGIHNNSVLYYFATSPFYDKTSNNEVLFQQGLNNPNMMQFLATREAFEGRLRTMSGLEFIVAQEPAETGPGAGTGVWVINKQTRRKRREGEEDEIAVHSVYYIVGEHIHMAPSFADIMSARLATISNFLSNILPSSASVQAWSPATGRVYNQPSTTTAGSNSVKAITASAQQQSQGSGQQSDIGLPTTRDFEKALYLHEQYGDQYMDENPITGRPGEFHLSSTGRAKVNLSAAAAAKPLPVKLPTINTKVADSPLTSKPTGKETKSPKIPGGPGKLKRRKSSKAAVTPS is encoded by the exons ATggcaaccacctcctccaggaGCGATCCTCTGGATGAGATCCGCTTCACCGGCCCAGTCGAGTTCGAGGGGGGcatccacaacaacagtGTGCTCTACTACTTCGCTACCTCGCCCTTTTACGACAAGACCTCCAACAATGAGGTTCTCTTCCAGCAGGGTCTCAACAATCCTAACATGATGCAATTCCTGGCCACCCGAGAGGCTTTTGAGGGCCGCTTGCGCACCATGTCTGGCCTCGAGTTCATCGTTGCCCAGGAGCCAGCCGAGACAGGCCCCGGCGCGGGAACTGGCGTCTGGGTAATCAACAAACAGACACGCCgcaagagaagagagggtgaggaggatgagatcgCTGTCCACTCGGTATACTATATTGTTGGAGAGCATATTCACATGGCTCCCAGCTTTGCTGACATTATGAGCGCTCGACTC GcaaccatctccaacttccTCAGCAATATTCTTCCGTCTTCAGCTTCCGTCCAAGCCTGGTCTCCTGCAACTGGCCGTGTCTACAACCAACCCTCCACTACCACGGCAGGCTCCAATTCTGTCAAAGCTATCACGGCCTCTGCTCAGCAACAATCTCAAGGTTCAGGACAACAGAGCGACATCGGTCTCCCCACAACCCGCGACTTTGAAAAAGCTCTCTATCTTCATGAGCAATACGGCGATCAGTACATGGATGAGAACCCCATCACCGGACGGCCGGGCGAATttcacctctcctccaccggcagAGCCAAAGTTAACCTCtctgcggctgcggctgccaAGCCATTACCAGTCAAGCTCCCGACAATCAACACCAAAGTGGCCGACAGTCCTCTCACATCAAAACCCACGGGCAAGGAGACCAAAAGCCCCAAAATTCCGGGCGGTCCGGGGAAGctcaagaggaggaagagcagcAAAGCTGCTGTTACCCCGTCATAG